A region of the Notolabrus celidotus isolate fNotCel1 chromosome 18, fNotCel1.pri, whole genome shotgun sequence genome:
GTGAAATCAGACGTtctcagtctgaatcaaactgTGCAGCTATGATCGGGCCCTGACTACAGTCACTGTGCAGGAACACAAATGGAGCCCTTTGATTTCAAATCTAACTCTGTTGTTCAGTGTGTCGACTGTTTTTCTCTGATTGTCTGAGGCCTTTTCATTCACCAAACTCAGCAGTGACATTGCACAGTTAAACCTGTCTAAAGGCTTTGAGACAAAGAGCacagtgaaaaaacaacaacactaaaGGTAAAAATATCCAAAAAGTGTTGAACTGCTTTTCATCAGTAAGTCACTTTGTTTTACAGAAATCTTTCTGGTTTCAAATCCATTTCTCTGCTGGTTGTTTTCTGCCTCATAGGATTTTTTTGAGTGCATGAATGCACAAATTTCCCTCCTGACACACACCTGCGTACAAAtctttaaaacaagaaaaatagaATATCTTAGTCATAAGCATGAACTTGAACTTATCTTGAACATTTTTATTCCCATGCAGGGGTTTTGTTCACTTGCGTACTCCCCTGATATTAGAAAGCTTGCACCAAAAGTCTTCCCTTTGAGGAAACCTATTGCATATTTCATAGGGTTCAATTCTTTTGAATGTTAATCTTAATAAAGACCattcaaaattaaaatctgCATTTCATTCCAAGATGGAGTGTCTGATTGAAACAAAAAGAGTGCACTTCATTTTGAAAAGAATCATTAATTTAAAAGTTGATTCGCTTTTGATGCTCTGCATGTTTCATGATGCAGCATCTTAGCTGTGAGATATACCCAGTGTTTATGGGTGAAATTTTGACAAGTTTAACTTAGTGATAAGCTACAAAACAGCACAACAGGCTGTcacctctgtttttttgttatgttcTCAAGTAGGTGGGCAATCAGGGGAATAGTTTATACCTCAGACaatgaagtaaaataagttATGGTGTGTTTCGTCCCTGTTATCTATAATTTAATATGGCATTTTGTTTCTTATAATGAAACCAAGCTCCTCAATTCTTAGAAATCCTTGGAAATAAGCTAAGTAGAATTAATATTCATATACTGCTCAAGATCCACATATTAACCCTTCATGTGATTTAAGCTGGCATAAAAGATGAATAAGTCAACATAATTTACATGCATATTAAAGCATTCCGTTTGAgtttgttatttaattttttttaataaacctttttttaaaaacctgttttttaaacagagttttTTTCATCATGATATGGTTTAATGATCCAACTGTGTTATAGGCCCACACAGCCGTAGAGTGAAGAATTTTTTCCAATCATCTCAGACAAttataaaacactttttatttctgctgtttgtgtcaTATCATGTTTCAGCCTGTACATGGTTTATGTCAGTAGCACTCATTCTGCATACAGGAGATAACTGGACACACGTTGACAGAAGTACAACAGTATAGGGATGACATCAGTAGAATACAGAAGGTAATCAGGGGATTCTTCCGGCCTCGTCCTTCTTATGTTTCCCAAACAATATAACACACTGTAGGATTGTCTTTGTCAGGTCTGATTGTAAGGGCTCAGTTGTGGAAAAAAGCATTAAGGTCCTCATACGGAGGCGCCCTGTCGTGGTGCAAGTGCACGTCGTGGAAAGGTGGAATGTTTTCGGAGTGCGCAGCACCGCTGCGCGCGCCCGAGGGCCCAAACGGGATGCTGTGGCCGGGCCGGGGCGTCGTCAGTCCGGAGTAATGCATAGAGTAATGATAGTTCCTGTCCGTGTCAGAGGACTCCTGCTGCCTCCCGGACAGTCCTCCGTTCAGGCAGACAGGAGGACTGTGCTGGCCCTCGTAGTCCGGGCTGTTATAATCAGGAGACGTCCCACCCGTGGGGTACACGCCATCGTACCCAGGTCCATAGGAATGGCTCCGCAGGTTAATCGCACCGGAACCGGGTTGGTAGTGTGGACTTGAGAGGCGGGAGCAGCGGTATGAGTAGGGATGGACGGAGAAAGGAGAGCTGGGCATGTGGAAGCGGGCTCCTTCGGAGCACGGCTCAGTCAGGAAGTTCCTAGTATTGAGTTGCAGACACCCTGCCACCAGGTTGGTGGTGGGCTGAGACAGGCCTTTACACAACATCTGCACGTAGGCCACCACATCTGGACGTTTCCCGTTGCGTAAAATCTCCCCAAGCGCCAAGATGTAATTCTTGGCCAGCCTCAGAGTCTCTATCTTGGAGAGTttttgcgttttggagtagcaTGGCACAACTTTGCGCAGGTTGTCAAGGGCTGAATTCAAGTCGTGCATGCGAGTGCGCTCCCTCGCGTTTGCCTTCATCCTGCGCACCTTGGAGCGCTCCGCGCGCGCCGGCGTCATCTTGCGCTTCTTTGGGCCGCGCTTCTTGGGCTTGTCTCCGCCGTTCTCATCCTCGCActccccttcctctccctcgtcgtcgtcatcatcatcgtcgtcgCCGGCCATCTCAGACTCGGCTCGGCTGCTGCCTTCCAGCGGCTCGTCCAGATCGTCATCCGCGAGGTCAAGGTGCTCGTTCTCGTCGTCCTTGTCTTTGCAGTCCTCGCTCTCATTGTCCACCCAGTCGGCCGCGAGCCTTTGGACGTCCGGCAGCACCTCGCTGAACAGACGGCTTAACATCGTGGCAAACAAACTGCaagagagacaggatgaggTTTAGTTGGCCTGTTTGCCACCCTGCTGCTGTTCAGGCACCCACAGGTGCGCTGTCAGAGCGCAAGAAGCTTCCCCAGAGATCCCTCTTAATTACTCCTCACTAAAGTGAAATTCACACGGTGTGTATTTCATGGAAATTGAAACTGTATGCAATATTTGTCGATGATTTTCAAGTAGATATAAGCTTTTATCACTGGATTTATTCCCCAGTTTGAAGTTCACCCTCGCTTTTCATCTTCAATGAAATGAAGCTGATTTAGTTTGCGgaagacaaaagacaaaaacgCGCCAGGGTTTCTGAAGTGTTTGCGGGAaatattttaatacatttctcaCTTAGGTGTTATTTCAAAACCACAACTTGTTTGGTAATTCTAACATGAACTTATAGTGAGACTAAGGAGAACCGAATGTGAGGCCTTAAAATAGATGTCTCTGTTTTAAAAGGCTTGCTTGTGTAGCTTGTAacattttacacttttattttgcaACAAGAAAGATTTACCAAAAACAGTTTTAAGTGAATTTTTTATTACAAGATCGTTTTACTTTCATAATGCAACAGTCTGGACTAACTGTCGGCCTCCACGAGAGCCTCGGTCTCTCTGTGCTCCTGGCCTGTCTGAACGCGTCCCCCCAGGGACGCATCAAGGGTGCGGGTCCCTCCTCCGTCTTATAAATTACTGACCTGGAGGAATTccagcacagacagacaggccgaAAACCGGAAAGAAGAACCCGGATAACCTTTAGCATAAACATCACATTTAACAGATTTGACAGAATCGACttgaaaaatagatttaaaagaatgggttctgatttatttttttaaattaaagatccGTTCTTTGGATTAGATTTTGATATCTTCGAGTTAAAAATGGGGTATTGAAtcgttttgatatttttttgaaaGTAACATAAGAATACGGCAAAGAAACAGTCTCTGCTGACTCATTAAGCCCATATCTGACACCTCGCGAGACCTCACAGGCCCCTGTGAAAACGTAATGACATTTTCAAGATTGGACCTCAGTTACTTTAGACACGATTCAACTAAATTCAAGAATAAAGACATGAAGTGTGCTTCAGATATTGACCTTGAACATCCTTTTTTTGATAACGTCCATTCATTTTAATTGATTAACCTAAAACCAGAATTTTTAAGTCAAATTTGTAGGTTATTTAGACAGTCACAAGGATAGTTtcaatgaaacacaaacatcatttAAACCTTATTTCCCTACATTATgtaagttttttttccttttagatTCACGGTATCACACTGTGTGATAATAAAGACTTAAAGTGCAATGATTTCATGTAAATTGTGTAACATTCTAAATTCTTTAAGATTTTTCCAGAATATTCCGAGATCAGCTGTGCAGGTGGAGTCCAAGGACGTTAATTTTTTCTAATCTTCTGAGCACAATGTAATTAATGCCAACCAATACCTTGTCAATTAGCCTGTGTGTGTCTATGGAGAATTCATCCCCCACCGTgctctgagacacacacacacacacacacacacacacacacacacacacacacacacacacacacacgcacgcacgcacgcgcgcgcacacacgcacatgcacacgcacgaTTTTGGCTTTATTGTAGGATTTCTAACATTAATGTTACACGACACACTCTCCTTGGGCAAACAATCTACAATGCacgacatgatttaaaaaatgacagagtAGCCTCTGTCTATTTTTGAGCTCTCTGTCCAAACTAAACCTCAATTTAACCTTTTAATCATACCATCGATTTGACAATTGTGTTCTTTATGTCGATcgaccaaaaaataacacaaaacatgtttttaatctgtctgATCACGTcgcttcagtaaaaaaaaaagacgcgTAATCTGAAAGAAAGACGTCTCTGATTGGATCATTATCTCCGCCTTTCATTCCTAAGGCATCAACAATTAGTCAAAAACAAGCGTTGATCAATATCTGATGATCGAGTAGTGATTGTAAAATGTTCAACCTACCTCCGTGGTGGAGCTCAGTGACGGGGCAAAGCGGGTTTGTTTACACCATCTCTCCCCGGGTGGGCATCACATCCACACGCCCTGCATGCGCGGATGCTTTTGCAGGAGGAGACtatctctgtttctgctctcgcacctctctctctctctctctctctctctctctctctctctctctctctctctctctctctctctctctctctctctcttttcttcttctccttcttccttttcttctgctGCTACGCCGAGCCCCCTAAACGCGCGGAGGGGATCCGTGCATGTGGCACCTCAGAGGCAGGACTGGGTGGGTTACATACCAGCTCTGATGCCAGGCCCATATGGCTGGCACGTCATTGGCAAGAGCCATCACATGAGAGCCGGTGATTGACATGCGGCCGCATTCACAGAGACTGGCTTCGCCCCGGGGGAGAGGGACTCGCCATCTGTCACCGAGCTGAAAGAGAAAATGGAATAAGGAGTGAATGGCACAAAAAACGCACACTGGATTGAAAAAAAGCTTCTGTAAGCCTCCATCTTTGGTAGAAACGGGGTTAATCTCATATAGAAGGTTTAGGGAAACAATCCCCTTACGAGAAATAATTATCACAATCCTATAACGATTAATTTTGGAATGATATCATTCAGAATATATTGGATTGTTAGAGGATTACGCATAGGATCATGATATTGAAAGATAAGGGACATCTTGTGTACAAATAATCCAAAGAGGAAGTAATTAATTGAGTGTTATAAACAATTAGAAGAACAATTAACCCCTTCAGAGGTATTATTGTGCTAAAAACGGAAAATTCTTACAGCAGATAAGACTGCTGCGAACCACAAAGGGCCGGGATAAATAAGAGACCCGCCATAAAGATCAGAGTCAGGGTGCAATTGCCTAAACGAGTCAATTGAACTGAGCCAAGCGGAGCGTCTTGGTCCGGGTTGCCAGGTTGGCACAGGTGCACGTGGGCGGGCTCGTGCCAAAGGTGGCAGAGGCACAGATTGCGGAGAGGGGCCAGAAGACGGGGCAGtacaggacagagagggagagagcgaaAAAGAAAGGGGGAGGCTTATCATCACAATAATGTTGTGGATTTATTTCATGATTTAATTTGAATCTCATGCTTGGGTGGGTAAATCCGAATGATTGTGGTCACTTCTGTCCAGTTCCGTCCTCTGCAGATGAAGACTTGCAGGAGCAATAACCTGGGTCATACCCCAACATGATGTAATTGTGTTAACCATAACTGCGCATTACTAGGACTAAATACATTTCGTTGTCCAGATAGCGGCcaaaatgtacatttcaaaCTGTCTCTACAAACAATTTATAGAATTTGTGAGTaacaatataaaacatatacagcaaaaaaaagtcattagtttcatatcttattgttattgtactaagattgaaaagaaaaattatCAGGAGCTGAAGATTTCCCAAATAAATCATAATTACTTAATGATGGTTTTCTTTCTCATTATCTCATGTTACATTCCCTCCAATTTCAAAACAATGGCTTTCATTTCATGCTGTTTTAGCCCCCAAAccataaatgataaaaaaaaaaaaaaaaactttattttaatgtaaattatTAATAGATACGTGATATTCATTGTCTTgataatcaaaatgtaaaaaagagtATGTAGATTAGTTTTGAGATTGAAAACAAGTGTGGAATCTAATGTCATAACTTCTTTTCAGGTATTTATTAAGAAAGCAAATAATAATGCTATAAATAATGTTGCTATGTACATTATCAGTCGTGTAAATGGCAGAAGCAgggatttcattttttatgtttcaatAAGGTACTTGTTGCTGCCATCTACTGGCAAACAGAAGTTAGTGCACGTGAAGGGAAACTAAAAGTAACATCTCTCTTTTTTGCTGGACATTAAATAATACATAACTAcagtggccctgagagctcacagcactgcaacttaagaaaacacatgcaaaaagacaaaacacaagcaaattaagaaaacatcttcctCAATTTGACAATACAtgcacagcatttagaaaacgcgctgcaaagaccaaaacacaacacattagaaaaacacgctgcaaagaccacaacacaatggGGGTGTGTTCAggggacacttaaaagtgatgcacacgcttgtTGTTGACGCGGATTTTGAATTGCAGCACTATTAAGGTTCTCTTTacgtcagtggtgttggaaaatgagataaaaaaaataagtgtcttttattatttttaacattgtgatcaCATGATAACAGCAGATCACTGCAATAGGCTGGATCATAtgatcacaatgttaaaataaatcaaaaacacttacttttttatctcattttccaacaccactgacggtaagagacccttaataataattattaatatacattttatttagaagcgcctttcaaaacactcaaggtcactttacagacagattaacacagtaaataaaataatagagctgtgactcaaaatctgcATCAACAACAAGCGTGTCCGGACGTGTGCATCAcctttaagtgtcctctggaaacacttccgttgtgttgtggtctttacagcacatttttctaatgtgttgtgttgtgg
Encoded here:
- the LOC117829717 gene encoding neurogenic differentiation factor 2-like isoform X1, yielding MFMLKVIRVLLSGFRPVCLCWNSSSLFATMLSRLFSEVLPDVQRLAADWVDNESEDCKDKDDENEHLDLADDDLDEPLEGSSRAESEMAGDDDDDDDDEGEEGECEDENGGDKPKKRGPKKRKMTPARAERSKVRRMKANARERTRMHDLNSALDNLRKVVPCYSKTQKLSKIETLRLAKNYILALGEILRNGKRPDVVAYVQMLCKGLSQPTTNLVAGCLQLNTRNFLTEPCSEGARFHMPSSPFSVHPYSYRCSRLSSPHYQPGSGAINLRSHSYGPGYDGVYPTGGTSPDYNSPDYEGQHSPPVCLNGGLSGRQQESSDTDRNYHYSMHYSGLTTPRPGHSIPFGPSGARSGAAHSENIPPFHDVHLHHDRAPPYEDLNAFFHN
- the LOC117829717 gene encoding neurogenic differentiation factor 2-like isoform X2; protein product: MLSRLFSEVLPDVQRLAADWVDNESEDCKDKDDENEHLDLADDDLDEPLEGSSRAESEMAGDDDDDDDDEGEEGECEDENGGDKPKKRGPKKRKMTPARAERSKVRRMKANARERTRMHDLNSALDNLRKVVPCYSKTQKLSKIETLRLAKNYILALGEILRNGKRPDVVAYVQMLCKGLSQPTTNLVAGCLQLNTRNFLTEPCSEGARFHMPSSPFSVHPYSYRCSRLSSPHYQPGSGAINLRSHSYGPGYDGVYPTGGTSPDYNSPDYEGQHSPPVCLNGGLSGRQQESSDTDRNYHYSMHYSGLTTPRPGHSIPFGPSGARSGAAHSENIPPFHDVHLHHDRAPPYEDLNAFFHN